A single genomic interval of Lysobacter avium harbors:
- a CDS encoding amino acid aminotransferase — MFSHLPLYAGDPILSLQQAYLAETRADKVNLGIGAYQDANGAIPTLRSVAAVRPQIAADQGATPYLPIAGSKTYRDAVTELVLGSERYEKVAGRAVAIQSLGGSGALKVGCDMLKRHFPDSEVFISAPSWPNHQAIFETGGFKVGSYRYFDAATNGVDFDGMLADLQQMPARSIVILHPACHNPTGADLTRAQWDAVVKVVAERGLLPFLDMAYQGFAEGIDADAYAVHAMVDAGVSLLLSVSFSKTFSLYGERVGALVAVCDDADVARRVLSQMEMSIRANYSSPPTFGGRIVTSVLTDAALRKDWKSEVEEMRTRMLQMRERLHAGMKSRVPSLDVDYLLTQRGMFSYTGLNPAQVERLRADHGIYAVGSGRICVAGLRDENVDRVADAFAQVMDDPGES, encoded by the coding sequence ATGTTCAGCCATTTGCCGCTTTACGCGGGCGACCCGATCCTTTCGCTGCAGCAGGCGTACCTGGCCGAGACGCGCGCAGACAAGGTCAACCTCGGCATTGGCGCCTACCAGGACGCGAACGGTGCGATTCCCACGCTGCGCTCGGTGGCGGCGGTTCGCCCGCAGATCGCGGCCGACCAGGGCGCGACCCCGTACCTCCCGATTGCGGGATCAAAGACCTATCGCGACGCGGTGACCGAGCTGGTTCTGGGCAGTGAGCGCTACGAAAAAGTGGCCGGGCGCGCGGTGGCCATCCAGTCGTTGGGTGGCTCGGGTGCGTTGAAGGTCGGTTGCGACATGCTCAAGCGCCACTTTCCCGACTCGGAAGTCTTCATCAGCGCGCCGTCCTGGCCGAACCACCAGGCCATCTTCGAGACCGGCGGGTTCAAGGTTGGCAGCTATCGCTATTTCGACGCCGCGACCAACGGTGTGGATTTCGACGGCATGTTGGCCGACCTGCAGCAGATGCCGGCGCGCAGCATCGTCATCCTGCATCCGGCCTGCCACAACCCGACCGGCGCGGACCTGACCCGCGCGCAGTGGGATGCGGTGGTCAAGGTGGTCGCCGAGCGCGGCCTGCTGCCCTTCCTCGACATGGCCTACCAGGGATTTGCTGAAGGCATCGATGCCGACGCCTACGCCGTGCACGCGATGGTCGATGCCGGGGTTTCGTTGCTGCTGAGCGTCTCATTCTCCAAGACCTTCTCGCTGTACGGCGAGCGGGTCGGCGCGCTGGTGGCGGTGTGCGATGACGCCGACGTGGCGCGCCGCGTGCTGAGCCAGATGGAGATGTCCATCCGGGCCAACTACTCCAGTCCGCCGACGTTTGGTGGCCGAATCGTCACCAGCGTGCTGACCGACGCAGCGCTGCGCAAGGACTGGAAGAGCGAGGTCGAGGAGATGCGCACCCGCATGTTGCAGATGCGCGAGCGGCTGCATGCGGGTATGAAGTCGCGCGTCCCGTCGCTGGATGTCGACTACCTGCTGACCCAGCGCGGCATGTTCAGCTACACCGGCCTCAATCCGGCCCAGGTCGAGCGTCTGCGCGCCGACCACGGCATCTATGCGGTCGGCTCCGGGCGCATCTGCGTCGCCGGCCTGCGCGATGAGAACGTTGACCGGGTCGCCGATGCTTTCGCCCAGGTGATGGACGACCCAGGGGAAA
- a CDS encoding DUF72 domain-containing protein, which translates to MYYSRYEDPVLEQLAPQLLQRGTATAPAWCIFDNTAGGHAMEDAARLQELVGRG; encoded by the coding sequence ATGTATTACAGCCGCTACGAAGACCCGGTGCTCGAGCAACTGGCGCCGCAGCTTCTGCAGCGCGGCACGGCGACAGCGCCGGCGTGGTGCATTTTTGACAACACTGCTGGCGGCCACGCGATGGAGGACGCGGCAAGGCTGCAAGAGCTTGTCGGGCGCGGCTGA
- the arsC gene encoding arsenate reductase (glutaredoxin) (This arsenate reductase requires both glutathione and glutaredoxin to convert arsenate to arsenite, after which the efflux transporter formed by ArsA and ArsB can extrude the arsenite from the cell, providing resistance.), translating to MKNTRLYHNPRCSKSRGTLELLQEKGIQPEVILYLDNPPDAGELRSLLEMLDMPPRALLRTGEIEYAELGLADPGKSDDEIIEAMTTHPRLIERPIFVHKGRAVIGRPPENVLQIL from the coding sequence ATGAAAAACACCCGCCTCTACCACAACCCGCGCTGCTCAAAGTCGCGCGGCACCCTCGAGCTGTTGCAGGAAAAAGGCATCCAGCCCGAGGTCATCCTGTATCTGGACAACCCGCCCGATGCCGGCGAGTTGCGCTCGCTGCTGGAGATGCTCGACATGCCGCCGCGCGCGTTGCTGCGCACCGGCGAGATCGAGTACGCCGAACTTGGCCTGGCGGATCCGGGCAAGTCCGATGACGAGATCATCGAGGCGATGACGACCCACCCGCGCCTGATCGAGCGCCCGATCTTCGTCCACAAGGGGCGCGCCGTGATTGGCCGGCCGCCGGAGAACGTGCTGCAGATCCTCTGA
- a CDS encoding lytic murein transglycosylase, with protein sequence MSRSRSVSCVLAALGALALPLQASASPANESYDSAAFDRCIAGVRTQALGAGISAAVFDQHVGTVTPDVSVLPLLDSQPEFKTPIWDYLAGLVDAERVQDGQAMLSEHAATLKRVESQYGVDPATVVAVWGVESNFGKTFGKRPLLTSLTTLSCMGRRQPFFRGELIATLQIVQAGDVAADKLVGSWAGAFGHTQFMPSTYRRIAVDFDGDGRRDLVGSVPDALASTANYLKRSGWRTGEPWGHEVRLPANFDASVAGRTSRKPLSFWTGRGVTRVDGAPLIASDKATALMLPAGKSGPAFLVFKNFDAIYSYNAAESYAFAIALLSERLRGQGGLVTAWPTDDPGLSRRERRELQALLLQRGHDIGEVDGMIGSASRAAIKLEQERLGINADGRAGQAILRALREKDGAAAGASG encoded by the coding sequence ATGTCCCGTTCCCGGTCTGTTTCCTGTGTGCTGGCTGCGCTCGGCGCGCTCGCTCTTCCGCTGCAGGCGTCTGCATCGCCTGCCAATGAGTCCTATGACAGCGCTGCTTTCGATCGCTGCATCGCCGGGGTGCGCACGCAGGCGCTCGGGGCCGGCATAAGCGCTGCGGTATTCGACCAGCACGTTGGTACCGTGACCCCGGACGTGTCGGTGCTGCCGCTGCTGGACAGCCAGCCCGAGTTCAAGACGCCGATCTGGGACTATCTGGCGGGTCTGGTCGATGCGGAGCGCGTCCAGGACGGGCAGGCGATGCTGAGCGAGCACGCCGCCACGCTGAAACGGGTCGAGAGCCAGTACGGCGTGGACCCGGCGACCGTGGTGGCGGTGTGGGGCGTGGAAAGCAACTTCGGCAAGACCTTTGGCAAGCGGCCATTGCTGACGTCGCTGACTACGCTCTCGTGCATGGGCCGCCGGCAGCCGTTCTTCCGTGGCGAGCTGATCGCGACGCTGCAGATCGTCCAGGCCGGCGACGTGGCGGCGGACAAATTGGTCGGCTCCTGGGCAGGGGCCTTCGGCCACACCCAGTTCATGCCGTCCACCTACCGGCGCATCGCGGTGGACTTTGACGGCGACGGCCGACGCGACCTGGTCGGCAGCGTTCCCGATGCGCTGGCTTCCACGGCCAACTACCTGAAGCGCTCGGGCTGGCGCACCGGTGAGCCCTGGGGCCACGAGGTGCGGTTGCCGGCCAATTTTGACGCGTCGGTTGCCGGGCGCACCTCGCGCAAGCCGCTCTCGTTCTGGACCGGGCGTGGCGTCACCCGCGTGGATGGAGCGCCGTTGATCGCATCGGACAAGGCGACGGCGCTCATGTTGCCGGCGGGCAAGTCGGGGCCGGCGTTCCTGGTGTTCAAGAACTTCGACGCGATCTACTCCTACAACGCGGCGGAGAGCTACGCGTTCGCGATCGCGCTGCTGAGTGAGCGCCTGCGCGGGCAGGGCGGACTGGTCACCGCATGGCCGACCGATGATCCGGGGCTGTCGCGCCGCGAGCGCCGCGAGTTGCAGGCCTTGCTGCTGCAACGCGGCCACGATATCGGCGAGGTCGACGGCATGATCGGCAGCGCCAGTCGCGCGGCGATCAAGCTCGAGCAGGAGCGCCTGGGCATCAACGCCGACGGACGCGCGGGGCAGGCGATCCTGCGCGCGCTGCGGGAGAAGGACGGCGCTGCGGCCGGCGCGTCCGGTTAA
- a CDS encoding FMN-binding glutamate synthase family protein, whose translation MLRYLPYFLSILLTVLTGLLAVLVAPGWGWAALVFGCIAALGTADVLQRTSALRQNYPVIAHFRYGLESIGPEMRQYFIQADTAEVPFSRLQRALVYQRAKSVNDTRPFGTMQDVYANDYEWINHSMAPVPHGDPNFRVLIGPNTAQPYLASVFNISAMSFGSLSANAIRALNKGAMMGGFYHDTGEGSISPYHREHGGDLVWEIGSGYFGCRNPDGTFNAERFAANATESQVKMIEIKLSQGAKPGHGGVLPAAKVSPEIAVTRGVEAGVECVSPARHSAFSTPVELLQFVARLRELSGGKPTGFKLAIGHPWEWFAIAKAMHETGLLPDFIVVDGAEGGTGAAPAEFMNHVGVPMHEALMLVHNTLVGLNLRDDIRLGGAGRIISAFDIVRTLAMGADWCNSGRGFMFAVGCIQAQSCHTDRCPTGVATQDPARWKGLDVTDKSIRVQGFHRNTLNALRDLLCAAGLSDPREVGPEHILRRVSPTEVRSLAALYNFLEPGQLLSGIPDHAVFQSYWASARSDSFDAPQQVMSMRESKAR comes from the coding sequence ATGCTGCGTTACCTGCCGTATTTCCTGAGCATCCTGCTGACCGTGCTGACCGGCCTGCTCGCCGTGCTGGTGGCACCGGGATGGGGCTGGGCGGCGCTGGTGTTTGGCTGCATCGCTGCATTGGGTACGGCCGACGTGCTGCAGCGGACCAGCGCGTTGCGGCAGAACTATCCGGTGATCGCGCACTTCCGCTACGGGCTGGAATCCATCGGTCCGGAGATGCGCCAGTACTTCATTCAGGCCGATACCGCCGAGGTGCCGTTCTCGCGCCTGCAGCGCGCGCTGGTCTACCAGCGTGCCAAATCGGTCAACGACACCCGCCCGTTTGGCACCATGCAGGACGTCTACGCCAACGACTACGAGTGGATCAACCACTCGATGGCGCCCGTGCCCCATGGCGATCCGAACTTCCGCGTGCTGATCGGTCCCAATACCGCGCAACCGTACCTGGCCAGCGTATTCAACATCTCGGCGATGAGTTTCGGCTCGCTGTCGGCCAATGCCATCCGCGCCCTCAACAAGGGCGCGATGATGGGCGGCTTCTACCACGACACCGGCGAGGGTTCGATCTCGCCCTATCACCGCGAGCACGGCGGCGACCTGGTCTGGGAAATCGGGTCGGGCTACTTCGGCTGCCGCAATCCGGATGGCACGTTCAATGCCGAGCGCTTTGCTGCCAACGCGACCGAGTCGCAGGTCAAGATGATCGAGATCAAGCTGTCGCAAGGCGCCAAGCCCGGCCACGGCGGGGTGCTGCCGGCAGCGAAGGTCAGTCCGGAGATCGCGGTCACCCGCGGTGTCGAGGCGGGGGTTGAGTGCGTGTCACCCGCGCGCCACAGCGCGTTCTCGACCCCGGTGGAACTGCTGCAGTTCGTGGCGAGGCTGCGCGAGTTGTCTGGCGGCAAGCCGACCGGATTCAAGCTCGCCATCGGCCATCCCTGGGAGTGGTTCGCGATCGCCAAGGCGATGCACGAGACCGGGTTGCTGCCCGACTTCATCGTCGTGGACGGCGCGGAGGGCGGCACCGGCGCGGCGCCGGCGGAGTTCATGAACCACGTCGGCGTGCCCATGCATGAGGCCCTGATGCTGGTTCACAACACCCTGGTCGGGCTGAACCTGCGCGACGACATCCGCCTGGGTGGGGCGGGACGGATCATCAGTGCGTTCGACATCGTGCGCACGCTGGCGATGGGCGCCGACTGGTGCAACTCGGGGCGCGGTTTCATGTTCGCGGTGGGCTGCATCCAGGCCCAGAGCTGCCACACCGATCGCTGCCCGACCGGCGTGGCGACCCAGGATCCGGCGCGCTGGAAGGGCCTGGACGTGACCGACAAATCGATCCGCGTGCAGGGATTCCACCGCAACACGCTCAATGCGCTGCGTGACCTGCTGTGCGCGGCCGGCCTGAGCGATCCCAGGGAGGTCGGGCCCGAACACATCCTGCGGCGGGTTTCGCCCACCGAGGTGCGATCGTTGGCGGCGCTGTACAACTTCCTCGAGCCCGGCCAATTGCTGTCCGGCATCCCCGACCATGCCGTGTTCCAGTCCTACTGGGCGAGCGCGCGCAGCGACTCTTTCGACGCGCCGCAGCAAGTGATGTCGATGCGCGAAAGCAAGGCGCGCTGA
- a CDS encoding EamA family transporter: MHLIGLSVLCSVLVSVLLKIAPRKRLDVAQMVTWNYLVAAVLCALLLRPDLGSLRSAGGHWWVLLGLGVLLPSLFLVLASAVRQAGIVRTDVAQRLSFLLSLVAAFTVFGETASVVKLVGLALGLVAVAGILARPVSAGNGRMVWMPLLTVWVGFACVDVLLKLVAQSGTPSMASLQVAFVLAFVLMAGWQVIRHARGTARLDRSSFAAGLLLGLLNFGNIVFYVRAHQALPESPAVVFAAMNIGVVVLGTLVGVAVFREPTSRWNRLAIALAIVAIALIAYAPRG; this comes from the coding sequence ATGCACCTGATCGGCCTCAGCGTCCTGTGCAGCGTCCTCGTCTCGGTACTGCTGAAAATCGCTCCGCGCAAGCGCCTGGATGTCGCCCAGATGGTGACCTGGAACTACCTGGTCGCCGCGGTGCTGTGCGCGCTGCTGCTGCGCCCGGACCTGGGCAGCCTGCGCAGCGCCGGTGGCCACTGGTGGGTGTTGCTGGGACTGGGCGTTTTGCTGCCGTCGCTGTTCCTGGTGCTTGCCAGCGCTGTGCGCCAGGCCGGCATCGTGCGGACCGACGTCGCCCAGCGCCTTTCCTTCCTGCTCTCGCTGGTTGCCGCATTCACCGTGTTCGGGGAGACGGCCAGCGTCGTCAAATTGGTCGGTCTTGCGCTGGGGCTGGTCGCCGTGGCCGGCATCCTTGCCCGCCCCGTGTCAGCCGGCAACGGGCGGATGGTGTGGATGCCGCTGCTCACGGTCTGGGTGGGGTTCGCCTGCGTGGACGTGCTGCTGAAACTTGTCGCCCAGTCGGGCACGCCGTCGATGGCCTCGCTGCAGGTCGCCTTCGTGCTGGCGTTCGTGCTCATGGCCGGCTGGCAGGTCATCCGCCATGCGCGTGGAACCGCGCGGTTGGACAGGTCCAGCTTCGCCGCCGGACTGCTGCTGGGACTGCTCAACTTCGGCAACATCGTCTTCTACGTGCGCGCGCACCAGGCGTTGCCCGAAAGCCCGGCGGTGGTGTTCGCGGCGATGAACATCGGCGTGGTGGTGCTGGGAACGCTGGTCGGCGTCGCGGTGTTCCGGGAGCCGACCAGCCGCTGGAACCGCCTGGCGATCGCGCTGGCGATCGTCGCCATCGCCCTGATCGCCTACGCCCCGCGGGGGTGA